The Cellulophaga sp. L1A9 genome window below encodes:
- a CDS encoding NAD-dependent epimerase, with product MKVLVTGAAGFIGFHTAQKLLANGHDVVGLDNINDYYDINLKFARLKELGISKAEASSFNQICESETFGNRYKFIRLNIEDRENLPTLFANEKFDIVCNLAAQAGVRYSIENPETYIDSNIVGFLNILECCRHHNVKHLVYASSSSVYGLNKEIPFKTTDTVDHPISLYAASKKANELMAHTYSHLYGFATTGLRFFTVYGPWGRPDMALFLFTEAISKDQPIKVFNHGDMERDFTYVDDIVEGVFRIIEKDTKERIANNEGYKIYNIGNNDSVKLTDFIAEIENNLSKKAEKELLPMQPGDVAKTWANVDDLIKDYDYSPKTTVAEGIKKFIDWYKEFYKA from the coding sequence ATGAAAGTACTCGTAACAGGAGCTGCAGGTTTTATCGGCTTCCATACCGCTCAAAAATTATTAGCAAACGGACATGACGTTGTTGGTTTAGATAACATAAATGATTACTACGATATTAACCTAAAATTTGCCCGATTAAAAGAACTTGGTATCTCTAAAGCTGAAGCTAGTTCGTTTAATCAAATTTGCGAAAGTGAAACTTTTGGTAATCGCTATAAATTCATCCGATTAAACATTGAAGATCGCGAAAACTTACCTACACTATTCGCTAATGAGAAATTTGATATTGTATGCAATTTAGCCGCGCAAGCTGGTGTACGCTACAGTATTGAAAACCCTGAAACCTATATTGATAGTAATATTGTTGGTTTCTTAAATATTTTAGAATGCTGTAGACACCACAATGTAAAGCATTTAGTTTATGCCAGTAGCTCTAGTGTTTATGGGTTAAATAAAGAAATTCCTTTTAAAACAACAGATACCGTTGATCATCCTATCAGTTTATATGCGGCAAGTAAAAAAGCCAATGAATTAATGGCACATACCTACAGCCATCTCTATGGTTTTGCGACTACAGGGCTTCGTTTCTTTACGGTTTATGGGCCTTGGGGAAGACCAGACATGGCACTCTTTTTATTCACAGAAGCAATTAGCAAGGACCAACCGATTAAAGTATTTAATCATGGAGATATGGAGCGAGATTTCACCTATGTAGATGATATTGTAGAGGGTGTTTTTAGAATTATTGAAAAAGATACGAAAGAAAGAATAGCCAATAATGAAGGTTATAAAATCTATAATATCGGGAACAACGACAGTGTAAAGTTAACAGATTTTATTGCTGAAATTGAGAATAATCTTTCTAAAAAAGCGGAGAAAGAATTGCTTCCAATGCAACCAGGAGATGTAGCAAAAACTTGGGCCAATGTAGATGATTTAATCAAAGATTATGACTATTCTCCTAAAACAACAGTCGCAGAAGGAATAAAAAAATTCATTGACTGGTACAAAGAATTTTATAAAGCATAA
- a CDS encoding polysaccharide biosynthesis/export family protein has product MKITLVLGAALLFLSSCGSKKDVVYFQDISDYETLIDETQFVPKFKVDDLVSIFISTLNPEASAPFNLFTGGSTGGIGGGVAQQVDYLVDQNGNIDFPVIGQIKISGLSSDELRELLKGKLSDYLKDPIINIRLQNFSISILGQVNRPGTYPVTGEQITILEAIGLAGDLNIKGMRENILVIREFNGTFVHHRINILSKEAMKSPVFYLTQNDVVYVEPNKSAITSSSLDNRATIAISIASVLITSSVLLLTRN; this is encoded by the coding sequence ATGAAAATTACCTTAGTACTAGGTGCAGCCCTACTATTTTTATCATCTTGTGGCTCTAAAAAAGACGTCGTATACTTTCAAGATATCAGTGATTATGAAACTTTAATAGATGAAACTCAGTTTGTGCCAAAGTTTAAAGTAGATGATTTGGTGAGTATTTTTATTTCTACCTTAAACCCAGAAGCAAGTGCTCCTTTTAATTTATTTACAGGAGGTTCTACAGGAGGTATAGGCGGCGGAGTAGCGCAGCAAGTAGATTATTTGGTAGATCAGAACGGGAATATAGATTTTCCGGTTATTGGTCAAATTAAAATATCAGGATTATCTTCTGATGAATTAAGAGAATTACTTAAAGGAAAATTATCTGATTATTTAAAAGATCCTATTATTAATATTCGCTTACAAAACTTTTCAATTTCTATACTAGGTCAAGTAAACAGACCAGGTACTTATCCTGTAACTGGAGAGCAAATTACTATTTTAGAAGCTATAGGTTTAGCAGGAGATTTAAATATCAAAGGGATGCGCGAAAACATCTTAGTCATTAGAGAATTTAATGGCACATTTGTACATCACAGAATTAATATTTTAAGTAAAGAAGCCATGAAATCGCCAGTGTTTTATCTAACTCAGAATGATGTAGTGTATGTAGAACCTAACAAATCTGCAATTACCTCGTCTTCATTAGATAATAGAGCGACTATTGCCATCTCTATTGCTTCTGTATTAATTACCTCGTCTGTGTTATTGTTAACGCGTAATTAA
- a CDS encoding tyrosine-protein phosphatase, whose protein sequence is MFHIFQKKKFLVDFLHGFVDIHNHILPGIDDGAKTVEDAMTLIHEFNELGVSKFVATPHIMDNYYPNTPKTISKSLALLKNELMKKGLTQISIEAAAEHMIDANFDHLLERSEVMPIRNEYLLVEMSYLQASINFEDAIQKIASSKYFPILAHPERYNYLHKTKKYEQYKQMGISFQLNMLSLGGYYGESVKKCAYQLLENNQIDFIASDVHRIQHINELKKIQLNQKTIDYLLPILDKTVNHFS, encoded by the coding sequence ATGTTTCATATTTTTCAAAAGAAAAAATTTTTAGTAGATTTTCTTCATGGTTTTGTTGATATTCACAATCATATCCTTCCAGGAATTGATGACGGCGCAAAGACGGTAGAAGATGCTATGACTCTGATTCATGAATTTAACGAACTAGGCGTTTCTAAATTTGTGGCTACCCCACACATCATGGACAATTACTACCCCAATACTCCTAAAACGATTTCTAAATCATTAGCGTTATTAAAAAATGAATTGATGAAAAAGGGGCTGACTCAAATTTCCATTGAAGCAGCAGCGGAACATATGATTGATGCTAATTTTGATCATTTGTTAGAACGTTCTGAGGTGATGCCTATTCGCAATGAATATTTGTTGGTTGAAATGTCTTATTTACAAGCTTCGATTAATTTTGAAGACGCCATTCAAAAGATTGCCTCTTCCAAGTATTTTCCTATTCTAGCACATCCTGAACGTTACAATTACCTGCATAAGACAAAAAAATATGAGCAGTACAAACAAATGGGAATCTCGTTTCAATTGAATATGCTATCCTTAGGAGGGTATTATGGCGAATCTGTAAAGAAATGCGCTTATCAGTTATTGGAAAATAATCAAATTGATTTTATTGCTTCAGACGTACATCGCATACAGCATATAAATGAACTTAAGAAAATTCAACTTAATCAAAAAACAATTGATTATTTACTTCCAATATTAGACAAAACAGTTAATCATTTCAGTTAA
- a CDS encoding nucleotide sugar dehydrogenase: MNSIKIGIIGLGYVGLPLARLFATKYSVVGFDINEQRINELNSGHDATLEIDAKTLKSVLKPSTSEAIGLYCSHNVEDLEQCNYYIVTVPTPVDKNNRPDLTPLYKSSETVAAVLKKGDIVIYESTVYPGATEEECIPVLEKVSGLQFNTDFFAGYSPERINPGDKEHTVEKILKVTSGSTPEIGILVDNLYKSVITAGTHLAPTIKVAEAAKVIENSQRDINIAFVNELAKIFNLMHIDTHAVLEAAGTKWNFLPFKPGLVGGHCIGVDPYYLAQKAQEYGYHPEIILAGRRLNDSMGNYVASEVIKLMLKNDLKINNAKILVLGITFKENCPDVRNTKAVDVINNLKEYGITTTVYDPWASPEEVLHEYKLETTKNTPTEKFSAIVLTVAHKEYEHLELNDFLEDNGVIYDVKGVLKNKSTARL, translated from the coding sequence ATGAATTCGATAAAAATTGGAATTATTGGTCTTGGTTATGTTGGCTTGCCTTTGGCGCGATTGTTTGCTACAAAATATTCTGTGGTGGGTTTTGATATTAACGAGCAAAGAATTAATGAGCTAAACTCAGGTCATGATGCCACTTTAGAAATAGATGCTAAGACTTTAAAATCTGTTTTAAAACCAAGCACAAGTGAGGCTATAGGCCTATATTGTTCACACAATGTAGAAGATTTAGAACAGTGTAACTACTATATCGTAACGGTACCTACCCCTGTTGATAAAAACAATAGACCAGATTTAACACCATTATACAAGTCTAGTGAAACTGTTGCTGCCGTACTTAAAAAAGGAGATATCGTTATTTATGAATCTACCGTTTACCCTGGCGCAACAGAAGAAGAATGTATTCCTGTTTTAGAGAAAGTGAGTGGTTTGCAATTTAATACTGATTTTTTTGCTGGATACTCTCCAGAACGTATCAACCCAGGAGATAAAGAACATACCGTAGAGAAAATTCTTAAGGTAACTTCAGGATCTACACCAGAAATAGGAATACTAGTAGACAATTTATATAAATCGGTAATTACGGCAGGTACACACCTAGCCCCTACGATTAAAGTAGCCGAGGCGGCAAAAGTGATTGAAAATTCACAACGTGATATCAATATTGCATTTGTCAACGAATTAGCAAAGATTTTTAATTTAATGCATATAGATACGCATGCTGTTTTAGAAGCAGCAGGCACCAAATGGAACTTCCTTCCCTTTAAACCAGGCTTGGTAGGCGGACACTGTATTGGTGTTGATCCTTATTACTTAGCCCAAAAAGCACAAGAATACGGTTACCATCCTGAAATAATCTTAGCAGGACGTAGGCTTAACGATAGTATGGGAAATTATGTGGCTTCTGAAGTAATTAAGTTAATGCTTAAGAATGATTTGAAAATTAATAATGCTAAAATTTTGGTTTTAGGCATCACTTTTAAAGAAAACTGTCCTGATGTTCGGAATACCAAAGCAGTAGATGTCATTAACAATCTAAAAGAATACGGGATAACGACTACCGTTTATGACCCTTGGGCTTCACCAGAAGAAGTTTTACATGAATACAAATTAGAAACTACAAAAAATACGCCTACAGAAAAATTCAGTGCCATTGTTTTAACAGTAGCACATAAAGAATACGAACATTTAGAATTAAATGATTTCCTAGAAGATAATGGCGTTATTTATGATGTTAAAGGCGTACTAAAGAATAAAAGTACCGCTAGATTATAA
- a CDS encoding nucleotide sugar dehydrogenase translates to MKEITKICCIGAGYVGGPTMSVIAKKCPHITVTVVDINADRIAQWNEADLDKLPIYEPGLKEIVAATRNKNLFFSTEVDKAIDEADVIFISVNTPTKTYGKGKGQAADLKFIELCARNIAKVATTDKIVVEKSTLPVRTAGAIKNILDNTGNGVNFEILSNPEFLAEGTAIQDLLHADRVLIGGDETPTGQKAKDLLSQIYENWLPKDRILQTNVWSSELSKLVANAFLAQRVSSINSISALCEKTDANVEEVARAIGFDSRIGSKFLSSSVGFGGSCFQKDILNLVYISQSLGLQEVADYWEQVIIMNDYQKRRFADNIISTLYNTVSGKKIVFFGWAFKKDTNDTRESAAIYVADALLEERAELSVFDPQVKEQTVFRDLDYLNTRTPEENRNLLTVVNDPMEQVENAHAIAILTEWDEFKTYDWEKIYDKMLKPAFIFDGRRLLDKAKMEKIGFNYYRIGQV, encoded by the coding sequence ATGAAAGAAATCACAAAAATATGTTGTATCGGCGCAGGTTATGTTGGTGGTCCAACCATGTCCGTAATCGCTAAAAAATGTCCACATATTACCGTTACTGTTGTAGATATCAATGCAGATAGAATTGCACAATGGAATGAGGCTGACTTAGATAAACTTCCAATTTACGAGCCAGGCTTAAAAGAAATTGTTGCAGCTACTAGAAATAAAAACTTATTTTTCTCTACAGAAGTAGATAAAGCTATTGACGAAGCAGATGTAATTTTCATCTCGGTAAATACTCCAACAAAAACCTACGGGAAAGGAAAAGGACAAGCCGCAGATCTAAAATTCATTGAACTGTGCGCTAGAAATATTGCAAAAGTAGCGACCACGGATAAAATAGTAGTCGAAAAATCTACTTTACCAGTACGTACTGCTGGAGCTATAAAAAATATCCTTGACAATACGGGGAATGGTGTTAATTTTGAAATCCTATCAAACCCTGAGTTTTTAGCAGAAGGAACGGCCATACAAGATTTATTACATGCTGACCGTGTTTTAATTGGTGGTGATGAAACTCCTACTGGTCAAAAAGCAAAAGATTTATTAAGTCAAATTTATGAAAACTGGTTGCCTAAAGATCGTATTTTGCAAACGAATGTTTGGTCTTCTGAGTTATCAAAATTAGTAGCAAATGCATTTTTAGCACAACGGGTATCTTCCATCAATTCTATTTCTGCACTCTGCGAAAAAACAGATGCGAATGTTGAAGAAGTTGCTAGAGCTATTGGATTTGATTCTCGTATTGGTTCTAAATTCTTAAGTTCTTCCGTTGGTTTTGGAGGTTCATGTTTTCAAAAAGATATCTTAAACCTCGTGTATATTTCTCAAAGCTTAGGCTTACAAGAAGTTGCAGATTACTGGGAACAAGTCATCATCATGAATGACTATCAAAAAAGAAGGTTTGCAGATAATATCATCAGTACTTTATACAACACTGTATCAGGTAAAAAAATAGTCTTCTTTGGCTGGGCATTTAAAAAAGACACCAATGACACTAGAGAATCTGCGGCTATCTATGTAGCAGATGCTTTACTAGAAGAAAGAGCAGAATTAAGTGTTTTTGATCCTCAAGTAAAAGAACAAACGGTATTTAGAGATTTAGATTATTTAAATACACGTACTCCAGAAGAAAATAGAAATTTACTTACGGTAGTAAACGACCCTATGGAGCAAGTAGAAAATGCACATGCCATTGCGATACTCACAGAGTGGGATGAATTTAAAACCTACGATTGGGAAAAAATATATGACAAAATGTTAAAGCCTGCTTTTATATTTGACGGAAGACGTCTTTTAGATAAAGCTAAAATGGAAAAAATTGGTTTTAACTATTACAGAATAGGCCAAGTTTAA
- a CDS encoding aminotransferase class I/II-fold pyridoxal phosphate-dependent enzyme, whose protein sequence is MAHSKIWLSSPHMGTNEEMYVKQAFDTNWVAPLGPNVDAFEVAIQDYVGEGVSVAALSSGTGAIHLALEILGVASGDEVLCQSFTFSASANPIKYLGALPVFVDSERATWNMCPVLLEEAINDRIKKGKKPKAIVAVHLYGMPYKIKEITELSKKYDIPVVEDSAEALGSSYNGVKCSSFGDIGILSFNGNKIITTSGGGALVSKNKEYRKKAIFLATQARDDAPHYQHSNVGYNYRMSNILAGIGRGQMEVLDDRVAARRANYELYVNGLSAINELEFLPEPAGYFSNRWLSCILTPSFEIREEVRLLLLEHNIESRPLWKPMHLQPIFENAPNYSNGTSEDLFNRGLCLPSGSNLTKEEVLSIIQLIKTVFS, encoded by the coding sequence ATGGCACATTCAAAAATATGGCTTTCTTCTCCGCATATGGGGACAAACGAAGAAATGTATGTTAAACAAGCATTTGACACCAATTGGGTAGCCCCTTTAGGGCCAAATGTAGATGCCTTTGAAGTAGCAATTCAAGACTATGTAGGTGAAGGTGTTTCTGTAGCAGCCTTAAGTTCAGGTACTGGTGCCATCCATTTAGCCTTAGAAATATTAGGCGTAGCTTCGGGAGATGAAGTGCTTTGCCAAAGTTTTACTTTTTCAGCTTCGGCAAATCCTATCAAATATTTAGGAGCTCTTCCTGTATTTGTGGATAGTGAAAGAGCTACGTGGAATATGTGTCCCGTATTGTTGGAAGAGGCCATTAACGATCGAATTAAGAAAGGTAAAAAACCTAAAGCGATAGTTGCTGTACATTTGTATGGGATGCCTTATAAAATTAAAGAGATTACAGAACTCTCTAAAAAATATGATATTCCGGTGGTTGAAGATAGTGCAGAGGCATTAGGAAGTAGCTATAATGGCGTTAAATGTAGTAGTTTTGGGGATATTGGAATTTTATCCTTCAACGGAAATAAAATTATTACGACCTCTGGTGGGGGAGCCTTAGTTTCTAAAAATAAAGAATACAGAAAAAAAGCAATTTTTCTAGCAACGCAAGCTAGAGATGATGCACCACATTATCAACATTCTAATGTGGGGTATAATTATAGAATGAGTAATATTTTGGCGGGCATTGGCCGGGGCCAAATGGAAGTACTTGACGATAGAGTCGCTGCACGAAGAGCGAATTACGAATTGTATGTGAATGGATTATCAGCAATTAATGAATTAGAATTTTTGCCAGAACCTGCCGGTTATTTTTCTAACAGATGGTTGAGTTGTATTTTAACTCCGTCATTTGAAATTAGAGAAGAAGTGCGGCTATTATTGTTAGAGCATAATATAGAATCAAGACCTTTATGGAAACCAATGCATTTGCAGCCTATTTTTGAAAATGCACCAAATTATTCAAACGGAACCTCTGAAGATTTATTTAATAGAGGACTTTGTTTGCCAAGTGGTTCTAATCTAACAAAAGAAGAAGTTTTATCTATAATACAGTTAATTAAAACAGTATTCTCATGA
- a CDS encoding nucleoside-diphosphate sugar epimerase/dehydratase, whose translation MIQNYLNSTASKYASKWLVLIVDVILVSFSFVLAYFILFNLTMNFDINKLFVQLPFVALISLISFLIIGSYKGVVRHTGVRDVYNIFNAICLSSIITIVIVVANRAYNFLDGFTVPLTIIIIHSLISFIALTASRYVFKALYFNIVMNNYNSATKNVLIYGAGESGILTHNALTNASKSKVKVVGYIDKDDQKVGKHINGVKVYNHDALTESFILKKDISEVIFSIQNIDHKKLRVLVESLVDYPVLVKIVPAVEDWINGELKLSQIKQVQIEDLLDRATIDIKNSNIANELKNKTVLVTGGAGSIGSEIVRQVCTYNYKALIVIDQAESALYDLQQELKQNGFHNFIPIVADVRDKNRMNIVFQEYAPNIVFHAAAYKHVPLMEYNSYEAIKINVAGTKVLCDLSAHYNVDKFVFVSTDKAVNPTNVMGATKRIAEMYISCMQQLKKTKFITTRFGNVLGSNGSVIPLFKKQIEKGGPLTVTHEDVTRFFMTIPEASQLVLEAGSMGEGGEIFIFDMGESVKIFDLAKNMIKLSGLKYPEDIDIKVTGLRPGEKLYEELLANGENILPTYHKKIMISKVRELDYSTIRSNINQLCVSNMFFDTDVVRLMKEIVPEYISKNSDLCKIDDQIEEKTKKNDASSLEKNVLQS comes from the coding sequence ATGATTCAAAATTATTTAAATTCAACAGCTAGTAAGTATGCCTCTAAATGGTTGGTACTTATTGTTGATGTTATTTTAGTGTCCTTTTCCTTTGTATTGGCTTATTTTATCTTATTCAACTTAACAATGAATTTTGATATTAATAAGTTATTCGTTCAGTTGCCTTTTGTAGCTCTTATTTCTTTAATTTCCTTTTTAATTATAGGGTCGTATAAAGGGGTAGTGCGTCATACCGGAGTTAGAGATGTGTATAATATCTTCAATGCCATTTGTTTGTCGAGTATTATTACCATTGTTATTGTAGTAGCTAATAGAGCCTATAACTTTCTGGATGGTTTTACGGTGCCTTTAACCATCATTATTATTCATAGTTTAATAAGTTTTATTGCCTTAACAGCGTCTCGGTATGTGTTTAAAGCTTTGTACTTTAATATTGTCATGAACAATTACAATTCAGCTACAAAGAATGTATTGATTTATGGTGCTGGAGAATCTGGAATTTTAACACACAATGCCTTAACGAATGCATCAAAAAGTAAAGTGAAGGTTGTTGGGTATATTGATAAAGATGATCAAAAAGTAGGAAAGCATATTAACGGAGTTAAAGTATACAATCACGATGCTTTGACGGAAAGCTTTATATTGAAAAAGGATATTTCAGAAGTTATCTTTTCTATTCAAAATATTGACCATAAAAAACTACGTGTTTTAGTTGAAAGTTTGGTGGATTATCCTGTGTTGGTGAAGATTGTTCCAGCGGTGGAAGATTGGATTAATGGGGAACTGAAATTATCTCAAATTAAACAAGTACAAATTGAAGATCTTCTAGATAGAGCAACTATTGATATTAAAAATTCTAATATAGCCAACGAATTAAAAAATAAAACAGTTTTAGTTACTGGGGGTGCAGGCTCTATTGGGAGTGAAATAGTAAGACAAGTGTGTACCTATAATTACAAAGCTTTAATCGTAATTGATCAGGCAGAATCTGCACTTTATGATTTACAGCAAGAGTTAAAACAAAATGGGTTCCATAATTTTATTCCTATTGTAGCAGATGTTAGGGATAAGAATAGAATGAATATTGTTTTTCAAGAATACGCTCCAAATATAGTATTTCATGCCGCTGCGTATAAGCATGTCCCTTTAATGGAATACAATTCTTACGAAGCTATAAAAATTAACGTTGCCGGAACAAAGGTGTTGTGTGATTTATCAGCACATTACAATGTAGATAAATTTGTATTTGTATCTACCGATAAAGCCGTTAACCCAACAAATGTGATGGGCGCTACAAAGCGAATTGCAGAAATGTACATTAGCTGTATGCAACAATTGAAGAAGACGAAATTTATTACCACTCGTTTTGGTAATGTATTGGGTTCTAATGGTTCTGTTATTCCGCTGTTTAAAAAACAAATTGAAAAAGGGGGACCTTTAACCGTTACCCACGAAGATGTAACCCGTTTCTTTATGACGATTCCTGAAGCGTCTCAATTAGTATTGGAAGCAGGGTCTATGGGAGAAGGCGGTGAGATTTTTATATTTGATATGGGAGAATCTGTTAAAATATTTGACCTTGCCAAGAATATGATTAAGCTTTCTGGATTGAAATATCCAGAAGATATTGATATTAAAGTGACAGGTTTGAGACCAGGAGAAAAATTGTACGAAGAACTTTTAGCCAATGGGGAAAATATCTTGCCTACATATCATAAGAAGATTATGATTAGCAAGGTGCGTGAGTTAGATTATTCTACCATCCGTTCTAATATTAATCAACTTTGTGTGTCAAATATGTTTTTTGATACGGATGTGGTACGATTAATGAAAGAAATTGTGCCAGAATATATCTCAAAAAATTCTGACCTTTGTAAAATAGATGACCAGATTGAAGAGAAGACGAAAAAAAATGATGCATCTAGCTTAGAAAAAAATGTTTTACAATCCTAA
- a CDS encoding tyrosine-protein kinase: protein MENSDLNEIIKKYTKNWYWFLLCVIIALVCAFFFIRYSVPQYSAQSKIQILEDDQSGSSMDVFQDLDLFSGSKNNIEDEIEIIKSRSNITDVVLKLGLNTSFMVKGTIKDSEIYKDQPIKLNFIGVDSLLYNAKLNLLITIKNDHEFSLVEGENKGSKTYAFGKNIPSKLGDLIITPNPPFFKKYIGKDLRVEVSPLENVVIGLQKRILISPADDKSNIINLSLTDPVQEKARDILNSLVVIYNENAVADKKEIADRTSDFINDRITNIYDNLASVDQNAEDFKTGKGLTDIASEANINLNVGAANEQQLQSMTTQLQMASSMKEIVDTQSGYDILPTNIGLSDPSIANTTNKYNELVLERKRLLKSSNEKNPIIVNLDQELSGLKRTMQSSLSGMTNNLGLQVNSLSSQRSVINSKIYSAPRNERALRDITRKQQTTESLYLYLLQKREESQITFASASAKSKIVEWAYNTSKAPVSPKKPIIFLASFILGLLVPFSIIYLKDLMDNKISNKIRLEKIVENNAVLAELPKVSRSDSKMVLNDDRSVLAESLRILRTNLDYLIKNNRVGDEKGNVIYITSSVSGEGKTFLSSNLAMILANTNKKVLLIGADIRNPKIGTFFSDNQKNVDKLKYAANEKNNIGLTEYLNDDSLSSKEVINSLLVNKNTVDIIYSGKIPANPAELLMSDRVESLLKEMSALYDYVIVDTAPLMVVSDTLIISPYANHILYVTRAGVTENSVIQFPLKLQAEGKLKNLSFVVNDVKNSDLGYGGKYGYGYSAEEKKWWKFWA, encoded by the coding sequence ATGGAGAATTCCGATTTAAATGAAATTATAAAAAAATATACTAAAAACTGGTATTGGTTTTTATTGTGTGTTATAATTGCATTAGTGTGTGCCTTTTTCTTTATCAGATATTCTGTTCCGCAATACTCGGCACAAAGTAAAATCCAGATATTAGAAGACGATCAGTCCGGATCTTCCATGGATGTTTTTCAAGATCTGGATCTTTTTTCTGGCAGTAAAAATAATATTGAAGATGAGATAGAAATCATAAAATCTAGATCGAACATCACGGATGTTGTTTTAAAATTAGGGTTAAACACCTCTTTTATGGTAAAAGGGACCATAAAGGATTCAGAAATATATAAGGATCAACCTATTAAGTTAAACTTTATCGGGGTAGATTCCTTATTGTATAATGCGAAATTAAATTTATTGATTACGATCAAGAATGATCATGAATTTTCGCTTGTTGAAGGTGAAAATAAAGGTTCTAAAACCTATGCCTTTGGGAAGAACATTCCTTCGAAATTAGGGGATTTAATCATTACTCCAAATCCACCATTTTTTAAGAAATATATAGGTAAAGATTTGAGGGTCGAAGTTTCGCCTTTAGAAAATGTGGTTATCGGTTTACAAAAAAGAATTTTAATATCACCTGCAGATGATAAATCTAATATCATCAATTTATCTTTAACAGATCCTGTTCAAGAGAAAGCTAGAGATATTTTGAATAGTTTGGTCGTTATTTATAATGAAAATGCTGTAGCTGATAAAAAGGAAATAGCCGATAGAACCTCTGATTTTATAAACGATAGAATTACCAATATTTATGATAATTTGGCTTCTGTAGATCAGAATGCTGAAGATTTTAAGACGGGTAAGGGCTTAACAGATATTGCTTCGGAAGCAAATATAAATTTAAATGTAGGTGCGGCAAATGAGCAACAATTACAAAGCATGACGACGCAACTACAAATGGCGTCCTCTATGAAAGAAATTGTAGATACGCAAAGTGGGTATGATATTTTACCCACCAATATTGGTTTGTCTGACCCTTCTATAGCAAATACTACGAATAAATACAATGAGCTTGTTTTAGAGCGTAAGCGCTTGTTAAAGAGTTCTAATGAAAAAAACCCCATCATTGTAAATTTAGACCAAGAATTATCAGGCTTAAAGCGTACCATGCAGTCTAGTTTGAGTGGGATGACCAACAACTTAGGTTTGCAAGTAAATAGTTTAAGTAGCCAGCGTTCTGTAATTAATTCTAAAATTTATTCCGCCCCAAGAAATGAAAGGGCGCTAAGAGACATTACGCGCAAGCAGCAAACGACAGAATCGTTATACTTATACTTACTTCAAAAACGTGAGGAATCGCAAATTACTTTCGCTTCTGCAAGTGCAAAATCTAAAATTGTGGAATGGGCTTATAATACAAGCAAAGCTCCTGTATCTCCAAAGAAACCCATTATCTTTTTGGCTTCTTTTATTTTAGGCTTACTGGTTCCTTTTTCTATTATTTATCTTAAGGATTTGATGGATAATAAAATTTCTAACAAAATAAGATTAGAGAAAATTGTAGAAAACAATGCTGTATTAGCAGAGTTGCCTAAAGTTTCTAGGAGTGACTCTAAAATGGTTTTAAATGATGATCGGTCCGTATTGGCAGAATCACTTCGGATATTGAGAACGAACTTAGATTATTTGATTAAGAATAATAGAGTAGGGGATGAGAAGGGCAATGTGATCTATATTACTTCTAGCGTATCTGGAGAAGGTAAAACGTTTTTATCTTCCAATTTAGCGATGATTTTGGCCAACACCAATAAGAAAGTTTTATTAATTGGTGCCGATATTAGAAACCCTAAAATTGGAACCTTCTTTAGTGACAACCAGAAGAATGTTGACAAGTTAAAATATGCAGCTAACGAGAAAAATAATATTGGATTAACAGAATATTTGAATGATGATAGCCTTAGTTCAAAAGAAGTAATTAATTCTCTTTTAGTCAATAAAAACACCGTAGATATTATTTATTCAGGAAAAATACCTGCTAATCCAGCGGAGCTTTTAATGAGTGATAGAGTTGAAAGTTTATTGAAAGAAATGAGTGCATTATATGACTATGTAATCGTAGATACCGCACCTTTAATGGTGGTTTCTGATACCTTAATTATTAGTCCGTATGCCAATCATATCTTATATGTGACAAGAGCCGGAGTCACAGAGAATAGCGTAATACAATTTCCATTAAAATTACAAGCCGAAGGAAAACTTAAGAATTTATCATTTGTAGTAAATGATGTCAAGAATTCAGATTTAGGCTATGGTGGTAAGTACGGTTATGGCTATTCTGCTGAAGAAAAGAAATGGTGGAAGTTTTGGGCTTAA